In one Tessaracoccus palaemonis genomic region, the following are encoded:
- a CDS encoding HTH domain-containing protein: protein MPWRRAILKVVSEATEPLHYAEIAQRILDNGLRGEGGATPAATVAATISMYLQNDLVRVDRGVYALASSSPTPVSPKGADRPVSSSSEGSAATEVDAEDTGFLNAFGMFWRREEVDWEQRGQSLLGAQLKAAQPINFADQVGVYILYSGDRVIYVGRITEPRLGPRLWDHTRDRLTGRWDRFSWFGVRAVADDGSLGQVPAGNFAVDMLVATMEALLIEGLEPPQNRRRGDGFSATEFIQTVDPQIERRRAQQFFQRLTGGEQ, encoded by the coding sequence ATGCCGTGGCGACGCGCCATTCTCAAGGTAGTGTCGGAGGCCACGGAGCCTCTGCATTACGCCGAGATTGCTCAGCGGATACTGGACAACGGCCTGCGTGGTGAAGGCGGAGCTACTCCAGCTGCGACCGTTGCGGCCACCATCTCAATGTACCTGCAGAATGACCTCGTTCGCGTAGACAGGGGTGTCTACGCATTGGCTTCCTCGTCGCCGACCCCGGTGAGCCCCAAGGGTGCCGACCGTCCAGTCTCTTCGAGCAGCGAGGGATCAGCGGCTACCGAAGTCGATGCGGAAGACACAGGCTTCCTGAACGCTTTCGGTATGTTCTGGCGTCGCGAGGAGGTCGATTGGGAGCAGCGCGGACAGTCGCTTCTCGGTGCTCAGCTGAAGGCAGCGCAGCCGATCAACTTTGCTGATCAGGTCGGGGTCTACATCCTATATTCTGGTGACCGTGTCATCTATGTAGGTCGCATCACCGAGCCCCGACTCGGACCCCGTCTCTGGGACCACACACGTGACCGGTTGACTGGTCGCTGGGACAGATTTTCGTGGTTCGGCGTCCGGGCGGTCGCTGATGACGGCAGTCTCGGTCAGGTCCCAGCAGGCAACTTCGCCGTCGATATGCTCGTAGCCACGATGGAGGCACTGCTGATCGAGGGGCTGGAACCCCCGCAGAATAGGCGCCGCGGCGACGGATTTAGCGCCACGGAGTTTATTCAGACTGTGGATCCTCAGATTGAACGCCGACGCGCACAGCAGTTCTTTCAGCGCCTTACCGGTGGGGAGCAATGA